Genomic window (Deinococcus detaillensis):
AATGCGGCCCTGCTTTACGACATCGGACAACTGGCTCTCGAGATGCCGGGCAGCTCCGCGCAAAACTACAAAAATGTCCAGCTTCACCTCAGCATGAATCACCTCAGCCGCGAGCCGCTCTCGCGACTTGCCAAGACCTTCAGCGAACTCGGCAAGCAAAGTCAGGCCAACCCCAACCAAACCCCCGATGTCAGCGACGCCCAGCAAAAGGCGATGCTGGACGACGCGGTGGCGCTGCTCAAATCCCAGCCGGTACTGTCGGTCGACCGCGTCAGCTTGACGCAGCCCAGCGGCGAGATTGTACTGACGGGCAAGGCCGAATTGCCCGGAGCCGCCGAACTCAGCAGCGAGAACGTGGAAATGCTGAGCGCTTCCCCGCTGGCCGCGCTGGGCCTCGCCAAGTTGCAGGCCCAGTTTAAGGCTCCCGAAGCGGCCCTACGCGAACTGCTGACCAACCTCGCTCCCGAAGCGGTTCAAAACCTCGACGGCATGATTCAGGCCGGAATGCTTAAGCGCGAAGGCACCCTTTTGGTCAGCGACATGGCTTTCGAGAGCGGCGCAGGAACGGTCAACGGCCAAGCCTTGGGCGGCGGATTCTAAACTTAAATGGGGCAAAGGAGGCAGGGCGAAGGCTCTGCTTTTTCTTTTTGCCACCACTTAATACATATACCCGACAGCCCTGCTTTCAGATTTGTACGAACAGGCCCGGATACTCGCGCACCAGCAGATCGTCGTCTACCTTCAGTTCGGTGCTAAAGCCTGCGCCGAGGTTTTCGTAGCGGTAGGTGTGCGGGCCGAGGCGGGTGTAGCGCTGACGGGTCACGCGGCGGGTCAGGCTGGGCACCTCGACCACCACGGCCAGAATTTCTCCCGCTTCGCCGGGATGCAAATCGAGGCGGCGCAACGCCAGCGTGTTGGTGTAGGGCGTGACATTGAGGTCGAGGTCGGTGCAGCCGCTCAAGTCGCTCAGTTCCTCGCCGCCGTTGCCGTGCCACCTCCCCGAGGCGCTGCGGGTCAGGGTCAGCGAGGCCTGACCCGAGAGCCTCAGCACGGCGGCCACCAAGGAGCCTTTGCCGTCGACCTCAAGGCGGTAACGCAGGGTAAACGGGCCTTCTGGCGCTTTACCGATCACTGTTCCGCTGGCCCAGCCCTGGCCGGTCAGCAGGTGTTCCAAGCCCAGCTTTTGCTCATCCAGGCTTTGCCACATCACATGCTGCCGCGCGGTCATACCGCTCAGGGTAGCAGGCTGTGGCAAGCTAACAGCAATGGCCCGTCCACCATCAACCCCCTTGCCCCTGACCCTACGTCCCCAAACCGCCCGCGAAGCGCTGCTGCTTTCGTTGTGGCTGACCGACCCAGCAGCCGAGTGGCGGCAGTGGGACGCGCCGTATTTGCTGCCAGCGCCGGACGGACACAGAGAAGAAGCGGAAGACGGAGAAGCCGACCAAAGCCACCACGAACGCCTGATTTTTGTAGGTGAGCAAGCGGTGGGCTTGGTGACCCGCACACCCGAAGCGCCCAGCAGCGGCGGCTGGTGGGAACTGGGCATCCTCATTTACGATCCGCAGCACTGGGGCGGCGGCTTCGGCACGCGGGCGCTGCGCGACTGGACGGCCCTGACTTTTCAGGAAACTGGGGCGCACGTGCTGACCCTCAGCACCTGGAGCGGCAACGCCCGGATGATTCGCGCTGCAACGCGGGTCGGTTACGCCGAGTGCGCCCGCGTGCGCGAAGCGCGGCTGTGGCAGGGCAAGCGTTACGCCAGCGTGCGGCTCGATCTGCTGCGGCGTGAATGGGAAGAATCGCTTAAGTTCGGCGGCGGCGAGCAGGCTTAAGCTGGGGAGGTGGCACACTTTTCGGCTCAGGGCACGGCAAATATGCCAGCAGCCACGAACAAGGGCTCGGCGCTCAACCCAAGCGGCTTTCTGGCCACCCAAGACCTCAAAGACCGGGGCTGGACACCGCGCCTGATCGCCGAATTTCTGGGCGATCACGACCAGACCCGTCCCAACGGCCTCAAGATGGGCCGCCGACGCTTGCCGCCGGTCAAGCTGTACTTGGAAACGCGGGTGGAGGAAGCCGAGCGCGAGGAAACTTTTTTGCTGGCCCAGCACCGCGCCATGCAGGCCCGCGAACGCGCCGAGGTCGCCAAAGCCGCCCGCCAAGCCAAACGCGCCGCTCTGCTCGACGCCGCCGCCGAGCGCTACACCCCCGTGATCGTGCCGGAAGCGCTGCGCAAGGGAGCCGTCAAAAAAGCCCGCGCTCCTTATCTGGAAGGCCTGGAGCAACTGCTCACCGAGATCAAGCGCGGCTTTGCCCACCAGCCGCCCGACCCTCAACCAGAAGCCGCGCCCAAACGAAAGGTCAGCAAAAGCAAGCCCGCCAAGCCCAAGCCGCTCAGCGAGAGTGAGGAAAAAGATTTGCGGGCGGCCCTCCTCAAACGGCTGGAAGCGGCGCTGGCCGGGGCTTACGAGTGGTTCCCCGATCCTTACGCGCCTGATCCAAAGGCCAAAAAGGGGAAGGGCAGCATTGCCAAGCCAGCCGACTGGCGCAAGTGGGACTGGGATTGAGGGTTTAGACGTTTTGGTCGTCTTTAGAGTCTGATCTGTGACGCAGAGACCTTGTTATATAGATATTCCACAAGCTGACAGCGCATACCAGAAAGACAACTACCGAGCCAGCAACCACGTTCGAGGTTTCATTACATTGGGCTTCAGCTATTTTACCTGAACCTTGTCCAGCAGATAAGCAGGCCATTGCGGCAAAGAGTGCTGAAAAAAGAAAACTTATCAGACTAAGAACAAACAAAACCCATATTAAGAAAGCTTTCAGTTTCATGATAAGCCTATTCTAAGTTTAGAAAATAGGGTGGCCGATGTAAATGAGGTTGGCAGCCCACCAAGTCCGCGCACAGCACTTCCGGCGGACTGCCCAGCCGCAGCGGCAGCCGTGTAGTGCCCAGCCCGCGTGAAACGTAAAACAAACCGTTACCGGGTTCGCGCCGTGCTCCGGTGTGCCAGCGCCGCCCCCGTGCCACCGTCAGGCCGAACAGCCGAATCTGTCCACCGTGGGTGTGTCCGGTCAATAGCAGATCGAAAGGTACCGCGCCACGCCGCACGCTTTCGATGATCTGGGGAGAGTGGGCCAGCAGCAGCCGCACATCCGCCTTGCCGGAAAAGCAGTCGGGACGCTCAAGGCCGCAGGCACTGTTGTCGTAGCCGTAGATTCGCAGGTGCAGACCGCCAACCGTAATGCTCTCGCCCGCATTGAGCAGCACCCGCGCCACGCTGGAAACGGCGGTGAGCAGAGCGGCGCTTTCCGACTGGCTCAGCAGGCGTTTGCGAAAGCCTGAAAGCGTCTCACGCTCCCAGTTGCCCTGCACAAAGTAAATGCGGGCGCACTCAATCCGCCGCAACTCGGCCAGCACACGCGGCAAGTCGCTCTGGTGGCTGACCAGATCGCCGGTGATGCACACCACATCCGGTTTCAGGGCATTGACTGTGGCGGCGATGCTCCCATTCAGAAAACGGGCGCGGCCATGTAGGTCGCTGAGCTGCACCACCCGCACGGAGCGGCCCGAAGAGAACGGCAACTCCAAGCGCAGGCGCACCACCCGCAGCCAGTGGGTTTCGGTCACCAGCCACGCCAGACCCGCC
Coding sequences:
- a CDS encoding putative glycolipid-binding domain-containing protein gives rise to the protein MTARQHVMWQSLDEQKLGLEHLLTGQGWASGTVIGKAPEGPFTLRYRLEVDGKGSLVAAVLRLSGQASLTLTRSASGRWHGNGGEELSDLSGCTDLDLNVTPYTNTLALRRLDLHPGEAGEILAVVVEVPSLTRRVTRQRYTRLGPHTYRYENLGAGFSTELKVDDDLLVREYPGLFVQI
- a CDS encoding GNAT family N-acetyltransferase; this translates as MARPPSTPLPLTLRPQTAREALLLSLWLTDPAAEWRQWDAPYLLPAPDGHREEAEDGEADQSHHERLIFVGEQAVGLVTRTPEAPSSGGWWELGILIYDPQHWGGGFGTRALRDWTALTFQETGAHVLTLSTWSGNARMIRAATRVGYAECARVREARLWQGKRYASVRLDLLRREWEESLKFGGGEQA
- a CDS encoding metallophosphoesterase; protein product: MTETHWLRVVRLRLELPFSSGRSVRVVQLSDLHGRARFLNGSIAATVNALKPDVVCITGDLVSHQSDLPRVLAELRRIECARIYFVQGNWERETLSGFRKRLLSQSESAALLTAVSSVARVLLNAGESITVGGLHLRIYGYDNSACGLERPDCFSGKADVRLLLAHSPQIIESVRRGAVPFDLLLTGHTHGGQIRLFGLTVARGRRWHTGARREPGNGLFYVSRGLGTTRLPLRLGSPPEVLCADLVGCQPHLHRPPYFLNLE